One window of Candidatus Rokuibacteriota bacterium genomic DNA carries:
- a CDS encoding pH regulation protein F, producing the protein MTSTFVAVAACATALALAYVHRLAAGPTVFDRLLGLSGFGTSTTTILVLVGSVYGRLDMFVDIALGYALLNFVGVVAGARYFERLDGR; encoded by the coding sequence CTGACCTCGACCTTCGTGGCGGTGGCCGCCTGCGCGACCGCCTTGGCGCTGGCCTACGTCCACAGGCTGGCGGCCGGGCCCACGGTGTTCGACCGGCTGCTCGGACTCAGCGGATTCGGGACCAGCACGACCACCATCCTGGTGCTCGTGGGCTCCGTCTACGGCCGGCTGGACATGTTTGTGGACATCGCTCTCGGATACGCGCTGCTCAATTTCGTGGGCGTGGTCGCGGGTGCCCGCTACTTCGAGCGCCTGGACGGGCGGTGA
- a CDS encoding Na+/H+ antiporter subunit E yields the protein MKPTAVIFLMSLGFWFVFSGELDALHVGFGVVSAALVTFLTRDLAWIGTRLDRTGRPVPVYTFSIRWGHFLAYLPWLLWQIVLANLQIAWVIMHPRLPIAPALVRFRTTLVGDVARTTLGNSITLTPGTITVDVEGDEFVVHALTREAARGVLGRAMEERVARAVGPA from the coding sequence ATGAAACCTACCGCCGTCATCTTTCTCATGTCCCTCGGCTTCTGGTTCGTGTTTTCGGGGGAGCTCGACGCGTTGCACGTGGGCTTCGGCGTCGTTTCCGCCGCGCTCGTGACCTTCCTGACCCGGGACCTCGCGTGGATCGGCACGCGCCTGGACCGGACCGGGCGGCCCGTGCCCGTCTACACCTTCTCGATCCGGTGGGGGCACTTTCTTGCGTACCTGCCGTGGCTCCTCTGGCAGATCGTCCTGGCGAACCTCCAGATCGCCTGGGTCATCATGCACCCCCGGCTTCCCATCGCGCCCGCGCTGGTGCGGTTCCGCACGACGCTCGTCGGGGATGTGGCCCGGACCACGCTGGGCAACTCCATCACGCTGACGCCGGGGACCATCACGGTGGACGTCGAAGGGGACGAGTTCGTCGTCCATGCGCTGACGCGCGAGGCCGCGCGGGGCGTGCTCGGCCGCGCGATGGAGGAACGCGTCGCGCGGGCTGTGGGCCCGGCGTGA
- a CDS encoding ATP-binding protein: MKFIDREIDLRWLEQRWSARDPQLLIVYGKRRVGKTELLKRFIRDKPAVYVLADRRPDPDQLKEVAARLGTHFDDPFIGRKGFAGWLEAFEYLNARLPRGKTRKPHELVLAIDEYPYLVENNPATSSLFQKGWDETLSRLPLCLILCGSSMAMMESETLVQRAPLYGRRTGDLLVLPLDFSGVREFLPKRWSFEKCVEVYALLGGMPGYLRQFDLRAGLDENVRGQILTPGAFLFREVDFLLKEELREPRNYAAILRALSQGKRKFGEIINDTGLAKNVLHKYLHVLENLQLIVREVPVTEKAPQRSKRSLYSIQDPFIALWFECVYPFVSDLALGETGPALQRFRQILPHLLGRAYERIARETIRRSDALPFRLQRVGRWWDDQGGIDIVGVNEAENAILFGEVKWSPKPLGTNILQELKAKAARVQWGRKGRQEAFALFSRKGFTPETRKVAREGGLLLVERDLQVV; this comes from the coding sequence ATGAAGTTCATCGACCGGGAGATCGATCTGAGGTGGCTGGAGCAGCGCTGGAGCGCCCGCGATCCGCAGCTGCTCATCGTTTACGGAAAGCGCCGGGTCGGGAAAACGGAGCTTCTCAAGCGATTCATCCGCGACAAGCCGGCTGTCTACGTGCTCGCCGACCGCCGGCCGGACCCGGACCAGCTCAAGGAGGTCGCCGCCCGCCTCGGGACACACTTTGACGATCCGTTTATCGGGCGTAAAGGCTTCGCTGGCTGGCTGGAGGCCTTCGAGTACCTGAATGCAAGGCTGCCTCGAGGGAAGACCAGGAAACCTCATGAGCTCGTGCTCGCCATTGACGAGTATCCCTACCTTGTCGAGAACAACCCCGCCACCTCCTCGCTGTTCCAGAAGGGGTGGGACGAGACCCTGAGCCGTCTTCCCCTCTGCCTGATCCTCTGCGGATCCTCGATGGCGATGATGGAGTCGGAGACCCTGGTCCAGCGCGCCCCGCTCTACGGACGGCGCACGGGCGACCTCCTGGTGCTGCCGTTGGATTTCTCAGGCGTCCGCGAGTTTCTTCCAAAGCGCTGGTCGTTCGAAAAGTGCGTCGAGGTTTACGCGCTGCTGGGGGGAATGCCCGGCTACCTCCGCCAGTTCGACCTGAGGGCCGGCCTGGACGAAAACGTGCGGGGGCAGATCCTCACGCCCGGCGCCTTTCTTTTCCGCGAGGTGGATTTCCTTTTGAAGGAAGAACTCCGCGAGCCCCGCAACTACGCGGCCATTCTCCGGGCCCTCAGCCAGGGCAAGCGCAAGTTCGGCGAAATAATCAACGACACCGGGCTGGCCAAGAACGTCCTCCATAAGTACCTCCATGTGCTCGAGAACCTCCAGCTCATCGTGCGCGAAGTGCCGGTCACCGAGAAGGCGCCCCAGCGATCCAAGCGGTCGCTCTACAGCATCCAGGACCCCTTCATTGCCCTCTGGTTCGAGTGCGTGTACCCCTTCGTCAGCGACCTAGCCCTGGGCGAGACCGGACCGGCGCTCCAGCGGTTCCGCCAGATCCTCCCGCATCTCCTGGGCCGGGCCTACGAGCGCATCGCGCGGGAGACGATCCGCCGCAGCGACGCGCTTCCGTTCCGGCTCCAAAGGGTCGGCCGCTGGTGGGATGACCAGGGCGGGATCGATATCGTGGGCGTCAACGAGGCGGAGAACGCGATTCTGTTCGGAGAGGTGAAGTGGAGCCCGAAACCCCTTGGCACCAATATTCTTCAGGAATTGAAGGCCAAGGCCGCCCGCGTCCAGTGGGGACGGAAGGGGCGTCAGGAAGCGTTCGCCCTCTTCAGCCGGAAAGGATTTACGCCAGAGACGCGGAAGGTGGCACGCGAAGGAGGGCTGCTCCTTGTTGAGCGCGACCTGCAGGTCGTGTAG
- a CDS encoding monovalent cation/H(+) antiporter subunit G, with product MGVLITALLAVGLLFSAIASFGVLRLPDFYTRLHALSKAETLGVLFTLAGVAVSQGLSPTTVKVLLVALFFFLTNPIASHAIARAALRTGQRPLGETLDHR from the coding sequence ATGGGGGTGCTGATCACGGCGCTCCTGGCGGTCGGCCTACTCTTCTCCGCCATCGCGAGCTTCGGGGTGCTCAGGCTGCCCGACTTCTACACGCGGCTGCACGCCCTCAGCAAGGCCGAGACGCTGGGCGTGCTGTTCACCCTCGCGGGCGTGGCCGTGTCGCAGGGTCTCTCGCCGACTACCGTGAAGGTCCTGCTGGTGGCGCTCTTCTTCTTTCTGACCAACCCCATCGCGAGCCACGCCATCGCGCGGGCCGCCCTCCGCACCGGCCAGCGCCCGCTCGGCGAGACCCTGGACCACCGATGA
- a CDS encoding DUF4040 domain-containing protein, with protein MSVLLTDLFLTLLMVLALAAVRVRDLVGAVFLLSAYGLVMSMVWAGMGAVDVAFTEAMVGAGASTVFFLATLLRTVRTERARPPRGRIASLATALALGGLLVVAIHEFPAWGDPGSPASLHVSPRYLSEGYRETGAPNIVTAVLADYRGYDTLIETVVIFTAGLACWLLLERREP; from the coding sequence ATGAGCGTCCTCCTGACCGATCTCTTCCTCACGCTCCTGATGGTGCTGGCGCTCGCCGCCGTGCGCGTCAGGGACCTCGTGGGAGCGGTCTTCCTTCTCAGCGCCTACGGGCTCGTGATGTCGATGGTCTGGGCCGGGATGGGAGCGGTGGACGTCGCCTTCACGGAAGCGATGGTGGGGGCTGGGGCTTCCACGGTCTTCTTCCTGGCGACCCTTCTCCGGACCGTGCGGACCGAACGGGCTCGCCCCCCGCGCGGCCGGATCGCGAGCCTGGCGACCGCGCTGGCGCTCGGCGGCCTGCTCGTCGTCGCCATCCACGAGTTCCCCGCGTGGGGCGATCCGGGCTCCCCGGCGAGCCTGCATGTCTCCCCCCGCTACCTGAGCGAGGGGTACCGCGAGACGGGAGCGCCGAACATCGTGACGGCCGTGCTGGCGGACTACCGGGGCTACGACACCCTGATCGAGACCGTCGTGATCTTCACCGCGGGCCTGGCTTGCTGGCTGCTGCTGGAGAGGCGCGAGCCGTGA